The nucleotide window TCAAGGTGGTATTTATTTCTTAAGAATTGAATCTAATGGCAGAAGCATAAGAAGAAAATTTATCAAAAAATAAATGTCTTTTTTATAAATACTAGGAGCCGCTCGAATATCGAGCGGCTTTTTTATGGTATTTTTGCTATATGCTTCAAGTTAAAAATCTAAGTTTCGGTTATACTAAAAAACAAATCCTAAAGAATATAAATTTTTCTGTTAATTCTGGGCAGAATCTCGCTATTATTGGAGAAAGCGGATCGGGCAAAAGTACACTCCTTAAGCTTATTTTTGGGGAATATAACTTAGATAAAGGACAGATTTTATGGAAAAATACTGAAATTCTTGGTCCAAAATATAATTTGGTGATAGGCTATGATTTTATGAAGTACGTTACTCAAGAGTTTGATTTAATGCCGTATACTTCTGTTAAAAATAATATTGGTAAACACCTATCTCGTTTTTACCCAAAAGAAAAGGAAAAACGCGTTAACGCACTTTTAAAAGTTGTAGAGTTAGAGGCATTTGCAAATGTAAAGGTAAAAACACTCTCTGGCGGACAAAAGCAACGCGTAGCACTGGCAAAGGCTTTGGCAAAACAGCCCGAAATCATTTTATTAGATGAACCTTTTAGTCATATTGACAATTTTAAAAAACAATCCTTAAGACGTAATGTTTTTAAGTACCTTAAAGACCACAATATTACTTGTCTAGTAGCTACCCACGACAAAAATGATGTACTCGGATTTGCAGATAACATGTTAGTGCTACACAACTCTAAAATACTTATTATAGATACTCCTCAAAATTTATACAACAATCCTAAGCTACCTCTAATTGCCTCTTTTTTTTGTGAATTCAACGTTATTGAGCCCTTCGGAATTGTTTATGCCCATCAGCTTAAAATCGTTAAAGCGTCTAACTTAAAAGCAATTGTAAAGCGCGCGTATTTTAATGGTAATTCTTGGCTAATTGAAGCAGCACATGATTCTCAAACCATTTTTATTAAGCATAACAAAGAATTAACTAAAGACACTACCATTAACTTCAAGGTCAATGATTAACTATCTATCAAACTTCTTCAATAAAGCCGGTAAATAAAAGATATCCGTAATCAATGCGATGGCTACTGTCACGGCACACAGCAACCCAAAATCTTTAACGGATGGTGTTGCACTAGAGGCAATAATTAAAAAACCACCAACCAAGGCGATGGTTGTGGAAAATAAAGCTCCGCCTGTATAGCGTATGGCATTGTTCATTCGTAATTCAGGAGGGCCAACAATGGTTTTACTTTTTCTGTACTTGTAAACTAGGTGTATGGTATCATCCATAGCAATTCCCAACATAATTGGTGTAATCATGGCTGTAGTGACATCTAAGGGAATATGTAACAGACTCATAAATATCGCCAATATCGCCAACGGTAAGATGTTAGGAATTAATACCAGTAGTGTAGTTCTTAAACTTCTTATAAAAATCCAGAGGCATAAAAACGCCACAAAAAATGCAGCAAAAAAGGATTTAAACTGTGTTTCTAGGATAAAGTTGTTTAATTGTGCAAAAACCACAGCAAACCCGTTAATTCTTAGATTATAATCCTTCGTATTAAAAGTGGTTTCAAAATCACGCTTTATATCATCTAACACTTGTTCTAGTTCAGAGGTACGCATTTCCATTAAAGTTAAGGTAAAGCCTGCGGTAGTGAGATCTTCTGAAAACAATTTAAAAAAACTATTCTCGTTAGCATCAACTTCTGATAGTGTGCTTTTCAATTTATCTTCAGATACATTAGATTGAAATAAAACCGGAGTGCGCTTCTCTAAGAAAGACTTGATTGTAATGACCGAAACTGGTGAAGAAATTAAAGGAT belongs to Winogradskyella sp. J14-2 and includes:
- a CDS encoding ABC transporter ATP-binding protein → MLQVKNLSFGYTKKQILKNINFSVNSGQNLAIIGESGSGKSTLLKLIFGEYNLDKGQILWKNTEILGPKYNLVIGYDFMKYVTQEFDLMPYTSVKNNIGKHLSRFYPKEKEKRVNALLKVVELEAFANVKVKTLSGGQKQRVALAKALAKQPEIILLDEPFSHIDNFKKQSLRRNVFKYLKDHNITCLVATHDKNDVLGFADNMLVLHNSKILIIDTPQNLYNNPKLPLIASFFCEFNVIEPFGIVYAHQLKIVKASNLKAIVKRAYFNGNSWLIEAAHDSQTIFIKHNKELTKDTTINFKVND